In a single window of the Nodularia spumigena CCY9414 genome:
- a CDS encoding PIN domain-containing protein codes for MYLLDTDILIDIQRGHSPSINWFASLSELPSVPGFVVMELIQDSQNKQKLRNALKLVSPLPVVWPSEADLTRALSDFTTYHLSDNLGLLDALIAACAVGRSATLCTFNVKHYRVIPN; via the coding sequence ATGTATTTGCTAGATACAGACATTTTAATTGATATTCAACGGGGTCATTCTCCCTCAATAAATTGGTTTGCCAGCCTATCAGAGTTGCCTAGTGTACCTGGCTTTGTGGTTATGGAATTAATTCAGGATTCTCAAAACAAGCAAAAGTTGCGTAATGCCTTAAAACTGGTTTCACCCCTACCTGTAGTATGGCCGAGTGAGGCTGATTTAACTCGCGCCTTGTCAGACTTTACAACCTACCATTTATCAGACAATTTAGGCTTGTTAGATGCCTTGATTGCTGCTTGTGCTGTTGGCAGAAGTGCCACACTTTGTACATTCAATGTCAAACATTACCGTGTTATTCCTAATTAA
- the cobA gene encoding uroporphyrinogen-III C-methyltransferase, producing MSRTEKEAQSCWGKVYLLGAGPGDPGLMTLKGKGLLSCADVVIYDALVSPAILDMINPQAEKINAGKRMGRHSLLQEETTHLLIEKAQQHAVVVRLKGGDPFIFGRGGEEMADLVQAGVSVEVVPGITSGIAASAYAGIPLTHRLYSSSVTFVTGHESAGKYKPKVNWQAIAHGSETIVIYMGIHNLPYIVEQFSQAGLDLETPIALVRWGTRPEQEELIGTLATIIEQVEETGFSAPAIAVIGSVVNLHSILSNCRPV from the coding sequence ATGAGCCGCACAGAGAAAGAAGCGCAAAGCTGTTGGGGTAAGGTTTATTTGCTAGGTGCGGGACCAGGAGATCCAGGACTCATGACCCTTAAAGGTAAGGGTTTATTGTCATGTGCAGATGTAGTGATCTATGATGCTTTGGTCAGTCCGGCAATTCTGGACATGATTAATCCCCAAGCTGAAAAAATCAACGCTGGTAAGCGCATGGGGAGACATTCACTGTTACAAGAAGAAACCACCCATTTGTTAATTGAAAAGGCGCAACAACACGCTGTAGTCGTGCGGCTAAAAGGCGGCGACCCGTTTATTTTTGGTCGCGGTGGCGAGGAGATGGCAGATTTAGTCCAAGCCGGGGTATCTGTGGAAGTTGTGCCGGGAATTACATCGGGAATTGCCGCTTCTGCCTATGCTGGCATACCTTTGACTCATCGGCTGTATAGCTCTTCGGTTACTTTTGTGACTGGACATGAATCTGCGGGTAAGTATAAACCGAAAGTGAATTGGCAAGCGATCGCCCACGGTTCAGAAACTATTGTAATTTATATGGGCATTCACAACCTGCCTTATATTGTGGAGCAATTCAGCCAAGCTGGGTTGGATTTAGAAACACCCATAGCCTTAGTCCGTTGGGGTACAAGACCCGAACAAGAAGAATTAATTGGCACTTTAGCAACCATTATTGAGCAAGTTGAAGAAACTGGATTTAGCGCACCGGCGATCGCAGTCATTGGCTCAGTAGTCAATCTGCATAGTATATTATCTAACTGTCGTCCTGTGTAA
- a CDS encoding sirohydrochlorin chelatase — protein sequence MPSAYLLVSHGSRDPRPAVAMQQLAEFVSQKLGNTKNPVGIAALELQPEPLHQQIQKFASGALVDGIDCLQIVPLFLLPGVHVMTDIPDQITLAQQALGQDIMINLHPHLGSHPSLITLLCEQMATMKAETTILLAHGSRRPGSLKPIETIAAKLGAVTAYWAVAPSLESRLQDLVAAGKREIAILPYFLFTGGITDAIAQSIEKLKLQFPTVTFQLAAPLGASAELAEIIEDLIHT from the coding sequence ATGCCATCTGCGTATTTATTAGTATCCCACGGCAGTCGTGACCCCCGTCCAGCAGTTGCTATGCAGCAATTAGCAGAATTTGTATCCCAAAAATTAGGGAATACTAAAAATCCGGTAGGTATAGCTGCTTTGGAATTACAACCTGAGCCTTTACATCAGCAGATTCAAAAATTTGCCAGTGGTGCTTTAGTAGACGGGATTGATTGCTTGCAGATTGTACCCCTATTTCTGCTACCGGGTGTCCATGTGATGACGGATATTCCTGATCAGATTACTTTGGCACAACAGGCTCTTGGTCAAGATATAATGATTAACCTGCATCCCCATCTCGGTAGTCATCCCAGTTTAATTACGTTACTGTGTGAGCAAATGGCGACGATGAAAGCTGAAACCACAATTTTGTTAGCTCACGGTAGCCGTCGTCCTGGTTCCCTGAAGCCAATTGAAACCATAGCTGCCAAATTGGGAGCAGTAACGGCTTATTGGGCTGTAGCTCCTAGTTTAGAATCACGATTACAAGATTTGGTCGCTGCTGGCAAGAGGGAAATTGCAATTTTGCCATACTTTTTATTCACAGGTGGCATCACCGATGCGATCGCTCAGTCCATAGAAAAGTTAAAATTACAATTTCCTACTGTAACTTTCCAACTGGCTGCGCCTTTGGGAGCAAGTGCAGAATTAGCTGAGATCATCGAGGATTTGATACATACATGA
- a CDS encoding DUF4359 domain-containing protein, whose amino-acid sequence MKALTIIAFSGAVGLAALGVAMATTNPSQVEYEEYAAQRLTEYLKKDVCQKTANFLENLIKSQCDNLVDKATPQMQEILGRSTEQQNFLIFSVYKTDLKLSSLIPIYKFETVGAFNNFYTYTAEQQ is encoded by the coding sequence ATGAAAGCACTTACCATTATTGCATTTTCGGGAGCAGTCGGACTAGCCGCCTTGGGGGTAGCAATGGCGACAACCAATCCTTCTCAGGTGGAATACGAAGAGTATGCAGCACAACGGCTCACAGAATATTTAAAAAAGGACGTTTGCCAAAAAACAGCAAATTTTTTAGAAAATTTAATCAAATCTCAATGCGACAATCTGGTAGATAAAGCCACGCCGCAAATGCAGGAAATTTTGGGACGCAGTACAGAACAGCAGAATTTCCTGATTTTTAGTGTTTACAAGACAGATTTAAAGCTGAGTTCCTTGATACCTATTTATAAATTTGAAACGGTGGGAGCATTTAATAACTTTTATACTTACACCGCCGAGCAGCAATAA
- a CDS encoding sucrose synthase has protein sequence MSELIQAILDSEEKSDLRSFASQLRQEEKNYLLRNDILNVFIDYCSKSEKSETSAASSRLGKLIYYTQEIIQEDSSLCFIIRPKIASQEVYRLTEDLNVEPMSVQELLDLRDRFVNKYHPLEGDLLELDFGPFYDYTPVIRDPKNIGKGVQFLNRYLSSKIFQDSKQLLDSLLNFLRLHQYNGVQLLINDRITTQQQLSTQIKKAITFVSDRPKDEPYEKFRFELQMIGFEPGWGNTAKRVGDTLDILDELIDSPDPQTIEAFISRIPMIFRIVLVSAHGWFGQEGVLGRPDTGGQVVYVLDQAKNLEKQLQEDAQLAGLDGLNVEPKVIILTRLIPNSDGTLCNQRLEKVHGTENAWILRVPLRDFNPNMTQNWISRFEFWPYLETFAIDSEKELLAEFQGRPDLIVGNYSDGNLVAFLLARRMDVTQCNIAHALEKSKYLFSNLYWEELEDKYHFSLQFTADLIAMNAANFVVSSTYQEIVGTPDSVGQYESYKCFTMPELYHVVNGIELFSPKFNVVPPGVNESYYFPYTRKEDRVEADSDRLADILFTLEDPHQIFGKLDDPTKRPLFSVARLDRIKNLTGLAECYGKSPELQEHCNLILVAGKLRVEDSGDNEERDEIIKLYQIIEQYNLYGKIRWLGVRLTKSDSGEIYRVIADRKGIFVQPALFEAFGLTILESMVSGIPTFATQFGGPLEIIQDKVNGFYINPTNLEETAEKILEFVTKCEQSSHYWDAVSEEAIKRVLTTYTWKIHTTKLLSLARIYGFWNFTSKENREDLLRYLEALFYLIYKPKAQELLEQHQHR, from the coding sequence ATGTCTGAATTGATCCAAGCAATCCTGGATAGTGAAGAAAAAAGCGATTTGCGTTCCTTTGCGAGTCAGTTACGCCAGGAAGAAAAAAATTACTTGCTGCGTAACGACATCCTGAATGTATTTATTGATTATTGTTCCAAGTCCGAGAAGTCAGAAACTTCTGCCGCTTCTTCCCGCTTAGGCAAACTAATTTATTATACTCAGGAAATTATTCAAGAGGATTCCAGCCTGTGCTTTATTATTCGTCCTAAAATTGCTAGTCAAGAAGTTTATCGGCTCACAGAGGATTTGAATGTTGAGCCAATGTCAGTACAGGAACTGCTGGATCTACGCGATCGCTTCGTGAATAAATATCATCCCCTAGAAGGTGATTTACTCGAACTAGATTTTGGTCCGTTTTATGACTACACCCCAGTCATCCGCGACCCGAAAAACATTGGTAAAGGGGTACAATTCCTCAACCGCTATCTATCCAGCAAAATCTTCCAAGACTCAAAACAGTTGCTGGACAGCTTATTAAATTTCTTGCGTCTCCACCAATATAACGGTGTCCAGCTGCTAATCAACGATCGCATCACAACACAGCAGCAACTTTCCACCCAAATTAAAAAAGCCATCACCTTTGTGAGCGATCGCCCCAAAGACGAACCCTACGAAAAATTCCGCTTTGAATTGCAAATGATCGGTTTTGAGCCGGGTTGGGGTAACACAGCCAAGCGGGTAGGTGATACCCTGGATATTTTAGATGAATTGATTGATTCTCCTGACCCCCAAACCATCGAAGCCTTTATTTCTCGCATCCCGATGATTTTTAGAATCGTCCTCGTATCGGCGCATGGTTGGTTCGGTCAAGAAGGCGTTTTGGGTCGTCCTGATACAGGTGGACAAGTGGTTTATGTCCTCGATCAAGCCAAGAATCTAGAAAAACAACTCCAAGAAGATGCTCAATTAGCTGGTTTAGATGGACTGAACGTCGAGCCAAAAGTAATTATTCTCACCCGCTTGATTCCCAATAGTGACGGGACATTGTGTAATCAACGGCTAGAAAAAGTTCACGGTACAGAAAACGCCTGGATTTTGCGCGTACCTCTGCGGGACTTCAATCCCAATATGACGCAAAACTGGATTTCCCGATTTGAATTTTGGCCTTATTTAGAAACTTTTGCGATTGATTCTGAAAAAGAACTTTTAGCAGAATTTCAAGGTAGACCAGACTTAATCGTGGGTAACTACTCTGATGGTAACTTGGTAGCGTTTCTCTTAGCACGGCGGATGGATGTGACTCAGTGTAACATCGCCCACGCCTTGGAAAAATCCAAATACCTGTTTAGTAACCTTTATTGGGAAGAATTAGAGGATAAATATCATTTCTCCTTACAATTTACAGCCGATTTGATTGCGATGAATGCTGCAAATTTCGTAGTTAGCAGTACCTATCAAGAAATAGTCGGGACACCCGATAGTGTGGGACAGTACGAATCGTACAAATGCTTCACCATGCCGGAGTTATACCACGTAGTCAACGGGATTGAATTATTTAGTCCCAAATTTAACGTTGTACCTCCTGGAGTCAACGAGAGTTATTACTTCCCTTACACACGTAAAGAAGACCGAGTAGAAGCTGATAGCGATCGCCTAGCTGATATCCTGTTTACCTTGGAAGATCCTCACCAAATCTTTGGTAAACTGGATGATCCCACAAAGCGCCCTCTGTTCTCAGTAGCGCGACTTGACCGGATTAAAAACCTCACAGGTTTAGCAGAATGCTATGGTAAGAGTCCAGAATTACAGGAACATTGCAACTTAATTTTAGTAGCGGGTAAGTTGCGTGTAGAAGATTCAGGCGACAACGAAGAACGCGACGAAATTATCAAACTCTATCAAATCATTGAACAGTACAATCTTTACGGTAAGATTCGTTGGTTAGGTGTCCGCTTAACCAAATCTGATTCTGGTGAAATTTACCGAGTAATTGCTGATCGCAAAGGTATCTTTGTCCAACCAGCTTTATTTGAAGCCTTTGGTTTGACAATCTTGGAATCTATGGTTTCAGGAATCCCCACCTTTGCTACCCAATTTGGTGGACCACTAGAAATTATTCAAGATAAGGTGAATGGCTTTTACATTAACCCCACAAATCTAGAAGAAACAGCCGAGAAAATCTTAGAATTTGTCACCAAGTGTGAGCAAAGTTCTCACTATTGGGATGCCGTTTCCGAGGAAGCAATTAAGCGGGTATTGACTACATATACCTGGAAAATCCATACTACAAAGCTGTTATCTTTAGCCCGGATTTATGGCTTTTGGAACTTCACCTCCAAAGAAAACCGGGAAGATTTGTTGCGCTATCTTGAAGCTTTGTTCTATTTAATTTACAAACCCAAAGCACAAGAATTATTAGAGCAACATCAGCACCGTTAG
- a CDS encoding peptidoglycan-binding domain-containing protein, with the protein MSEIGLLITGILTARQLSLPNKLPKQQPFQMENSSERLTQSNVTQLARNSQITPPEFIPTDQVFVRTSSAYQLAKDKLLDKIRKKHLSPGSLTLAKNHYTQAKSQNGIKVAARSSPRFSGPALPTLRFGSSGTSVRVLQRLLVSNGYAIRVDGAFGPLTETAVKAFQNQRSLGVDGIVGPVTWQQLTI; encoded by the coding sequence ATGAGTGAAATTGGCCTGCTGATTACGGGTATATTAACCGCAAGACAACTATCTTTGCCCAATAAATTACCGAAGCAGCAACCATTTCAGATGGAAAATAGCTCGGAGAGGTTAACACAGAGTAACGTAACTCAATTAGCTCGCAATTCTCAAATCACACCACCGGAATTTATCCCCACAGATCAAGTTTTTGTCAGGACTTCATCCGCATATCAGCTAGCTAAAGACAAACTTTTGGATAAAATTAGAAAAAAGCATCTGTCTCCAGGTTCTTTAACCCTAGCGAAGAACCACTATACCCAAGCTAAAAGCCAGAATGGTATCAAGGTAGCAGCGAGATCATCGCCCAGGTTTAGCGGTCCTGCTCTACCAACTCTACGTTTTGGTAGTTCCGGTACTTCTGTGAGAGTTTTACAAAGACTGTTAGTTTCTAACGGCTATGCTATTCGAGTTGATGGGGCTTTTGGTCCACTGACTGAAACAGCTGTTAAAGCTTTTCAAAACCAGCGTAGTTTAGGGGTAGATGGAATAGTTGGACCAGTGACTTGGCAACAGTTGACAATATAG
- the cax gene encoding calcium/proton exchanger, giving the protein MSVKNTLFLVLLLFIPVSLAAHILEWGDLIVFITAGLAILPLAAWMGTATEEIAVVVGPSLGGLLNATFGNATELIIALVALNAGLVDVVKASITGSIIGNLLLVMGLSMFLGGLRYKEQKFQSVVARMNASSMNLAVIAILLPTAVNYTSIGISEKVLQNLSLAVAIVLILVYGLTLLFSMKTHAYLYDVGVAEIEGEVDVEVEDTSHSKPNMWLWSCVLLVCTLLVALESELLVGSLEVATSQLGLTSLFTGVILVPIVGNAAEHATAVTVAMKNKMDLSISVAVGSSMQIALFVAPVLVIAGWVLDKPMDLDFNPFELVAVAVSVLIANSISSDGESNWLEGVLLLAAYTVVGFAFYFHPVIDSIG; this is encoded by the coding sequence ATGTCAGTTAAAAACACCCTCTTTCTGGTTTTATTGCTGTTTATTCCAGTTTCCTTAGCAGCCCACATTCTAGAGTGGGGAGACTTGATAGTTTTTATCACAGCTGGTTTAGCAATTTTGCCCTTAGCCGCCTGGATGGGTACAGCTACAGAAGAAATAGCTGTAGTAGTTGGACCTTCATTAGGGGGATTACTCAACGCCACTTTTGGCAATGCCACAGAATTAATTATAGCTTTAGTTGCTCTGAATGCCGGCTTGGTGGATGTAGTCAAAGCCAGTATTACAGGTTCGATTATCGGCAACTTACTACTGGTAATGGGTTTGTCGATGTTTTTGGGTGGACTGCGTTACAAGGAACAGAAATTTCAATCAGTTGTGGCGCGGATGAATGCTTCATCCATGAATTTGGCAGTAATTGCTATTTTGTTACCAACGGCGGTAAATTACACTTCCATCGGAATTAGCGAAAAAGTTCTGCAAAATCTTTCCCTTGCGGTCGCAATTGTGTTAATTCTCGTCTATGGGCTAACCCTGCTATTTTCGATGAAAACTCACGCCTATCTATATGATGTCGGTGTTGCAGAGATAGAAGGAGAAGTAGACGTAGAAGTAGAAGACACTTCCCATAGCAAACCCAATATGTGGCTATGGAGTTGTGTATTGCTAGTATGTACTCTTTTAGTGGCACTGGAATCAGAATTGTTGGTAGGTTCTTTGGAAGTAGCCACATCTCAACTAGGTTTGACATCACTGTTTACAGGGGTAATTTTGGTTCCCATCGTTGGTAACGCTGCTGAACACGCCACCGCAGTCACCGTGGCCATGAAGAATAAAATGGATCTTTCCATCTCTGTAGCTGTGGGATCAAGTATGCAGATTGCTCTATTTGTTGCGCCTGTTTTAGTGATAGCTGGGTGGGTACTTGATAAACCGATGGATTTAGATTTTAACCCCTTTGAATTAGTGGCTGTGGCGGTGTCTGTTTTAATTGCCAATAGTATTAGTTCTGATGGTGAATCTAATTGGTTAGAAGGGGTTTTACTATTAGCTGCTTATACAGTCGTGGGGTTTGCTTTCTACTTCCATCCAGTCATCGATAGCATAGGGTAG
- a CDS encoding DUF3536 domain-containing protein, with translation MTSAAERPVSPGASFTSHSTPHDTHQTDPLKQATGVYVTVHGHFYQPPRENPYLDAIERQPSAAPFHDWNERIHWECYRPNAFARVFNDQGEIVEIVNNYEYFSFNMGPTLMSWLERYDFEVYQRILEADIKSCQRLHGHGNAIAQVYNHIIMPLANERDKYTQIRWGKEDFRSRFGRDPEGMWLAETGVDYATLEALVAEGIRFIILAPSQAQRCRPLPTEHDPHPEWLEVGGSQIDPTRPYRCYLEGSSGTDSHSRPYIDIFFYDGPISRDMGFSDVVYNSSHFAGRIGSAVRGDHRPAQLISVATDGETFGHHKKGTEKTLAYAFIGEFPKHGWTVTNFAHYLSLNTPTWEAEIKPATAWSCAHGVDRWQDDCGCGGEGGVWHQKWRRPLRDALNWLRDQLILVYEENAGLLFNDPWLARDEYIQVMRDRSPANVNSFLSRHQTHKLTAAEQVDALRLLEMQRHALLMFTSCGWFFEEISRPEGTQILRYASRALELAGDVAGVQLEKNFLKRLGLAPSNVDSFKHGGEVYRQLVQTAQVSVKQVAAHYAITSLFGNHKSTEKPNPHPGKAKYPHPDQKRVYCYTVNEIDYQMQRMGSLTLAVGHLQLVSEITWESESLVFAVLHLGGWDFHCCTQLFTGRRNYSKLKEKLFSSLEQASAAHTILVMTQLFKEETFSLQNLFAEERHRIMRLLSQETLTRLDQLYSQVYRNNYGILMAFHRDELEVPQELQVAAEIALGSRCMITLRSLEQDITDAALSLGHVVELEAIATEAKHLHCRLNIPEGKQILEQLIMRLLWKLLHDTNGSFATEIQCLERLIDVSYQLNIGISLHKSQELYFSCLQSQIVPLCLTTFADKEDNNQCRQLLKLGQKLAVDVSKVLSKFG, from the coding sequence ATGACTTCTGCTGCTGAAAGGCCAGTTAGCCCTGGCGCAAGTTTTACATCACATTCAACTCCCCACGATACTCACCAGACTGATCCCCTGAAACAGGCGACTGGTGTTTATGTAACTGTGCATGGTCATTTTTATCAGCCACCACGGGAAAATCCTTATTTAGACGCGATTGAACGTCAACCGAGTGCGGCTCCTTTCCATGATTGGAATGAACGCATTCACTGGGAATGCTATCGCCCCAATGCTTTTGCCAGGGTTTTTAATGACCAGGGTGAAATAGTGGAGATTGTGAATAATTACGAATATTTCAGCTTTAATATGGGGCCAACGCTGATGTCGTGGCTAGAACGCTACGATTTTGAGGTTTATCAGCGAATTTTGGAGGCAGACATCAAGAGTTGTCAGCGCTTGCATGGTCATGGTAATGCGATCGCACAGGTATACAATCACATTATTATGCCTCTGGCTAATGAACGGGATAAATACACCCAAATTCGCTGGGGTAAAGAGGATTTTCGCTCTCGTTTTGGGCGTGATCCCGAAGGGATGTGGTTAGCCGAGACAGGTGTGGATTATGCCACTTTAGAAGCTTTGGTGGCCGAAGGTATTCGCTTCATTATCCTCGCACCATCTCAGGCGCAGCGTTGCCGTCCTCTACCAACTGAGCATGATCCCCACCCGGAATGGCTAGAAGTTGGCGGTAGTCAAATTGATCCTACCCGTCCTTATCGCTGTTATCTAGAAGGTAGTAGCGGCACTGATAGCCACTCCCGCCCTTACATTGATATTTTCTTCTACGATGGTCCCATTTCACGGGATATGGGTTTTAGTGATGTGGTTTATAATTCCAGTCACTTTGCTGGCCGCATCGGTTCGGCGGTACGTGGGGATCATCGTCCAGCCCAATTAATTTCTGTGGCTACAGATGGGGAAACCTTCGGACACCATAAGAAGGGAACCGAGAAAACTTTAGCCTACGCTTTTATCGGTGAGTTTCCTAAGCACGGCTGGACGGTGACGAATTTTGCTCATTATCTCAGTCTAAATACTCCCACTTGGGAAGCGGAAATTAAACCCGCCACGGCTTGGAGTTGCGCCCACGGTGTCGATAGGTGGCAAGATGATTGTGGTTGTGGTGGTGAAGGTGGTGTTTGGCATCAAAAATGGCGGCGACCTCTGCGGGATGCTTTAAACTGGTTGCGGGATCAGCTGATTTTGGTGTATGAGGAAAATGCTGGGCTGCTATTTAATGATCCCTGGTTAGCACGAGATGAATATATTCAAGTGATGCGCGATCGCTCTCCTGCTAATGTTAACTCCTTCCTCTCTCGCCATCAAACTCACAAACTCACCGCCGCCGAACAAGTAGATGCTTTGCGTCTGTTAGAAATGCAGCGTCACGCTTTGCTAATGTTCACCAGTTGCGGCTGGTTTTTTGAAGAAATTTCTCGTCCAGAAGGTACGCAAATTCTCCGCTATGCTTCCCGTGCTTTGGAATTGGCTGGAGATGTGGCTGGTGTGCAGTTGGAAAAGAATTTCCTCAAACGCTTGGGATTAGCCCCCAGTAATGTGGATAGTTTCAAACATGGTGGGGAAGTTTATCGCCAATTGGTGCAAACTGCCCAAGTTAGTGTAAAGCAAGTAGCCGCCCACTATGCTATTACTTCTCTGTTTGGGAATCATAAATCTACAGAGAAGCCCAATCCTCATCCTGGAAAAGCTAAATATCCTCATCCTGACCAAAAGCGTGTTTATTGTTACACCGTCAATGAGATAGATTACCAGATGCAACGCATGGGATCATTGACGCTGGCGGTTGGACATTTACAGTTGGTGTCAGAAATTACCTGGGAAAGTGAGAGTTTAGTATTTGCTGTGCTGCATTTAGGCGGCTGGGATTTCCACTGCTGTACTCAATTATTTACGGGACGGCGTAATTACAGCAAGTTGAAAGAAAAGCTGTTTAGTTCTTTAGAACAGGCGAGTGCGGCTCACACTATCTTGGTGATGACACAGCTATTTAAAGAGGAAACATTCAGCTTGCAGAATTTGTTTGCTGAAGAACGTCACCGGATTATGCGCCTACTTAGTCAGGAAACACTGACTCGGTTAGATCAACTTTATAGCCAAGTATATCGGAATAATTACGGTATTTTGATGGCGTTTCACCGGGATGAGTTAGAGGTTCCCCAAGAGTTGCAGGTAGCTGCGGAGATTGCTTTGGGATCGCGGTGTATGATCACATTGCGATCGCTTGAGCAAGATATCACTGATGCGGCGTTAAGCTTAGGTCATGTTGTAGAATTAGAGGCGATCGCTACTGAAGCTAAACATCTGCATTGTCGGCTGAATATTCCCGAAGGTAAGCAGATATTAGAACAATTGATCATGCGATTACTTTGGAAATTGTTACACGATACCAACGGCAGTTTTGCTACAGAAATTCAGTGCTTAGAACGGCTAATTGATGTTAGCTATCAACTAAATATTGGGATTTCTCTACACAAATCTCAAGAGCTATATTTCAGTTGTTTGCAAAGTCAAATTGTGCCATTGTGTCTTACTACTTTTGCTGATAAAGAAGACAATAATCAATGTCGTCAATTGCTGAAGTTAGGACAAAAATTAGCTGTTGATGTCAGTAAGGTTTTGAGTAAGTTTGGTTAA
- a CDS encoding HNH endonuclease has product MNKTRRIPIPPSVRKYVFERDKYQCQSCGKTKLETNLTIDHIIPLARGGQNDLSNLHTLCFTCNRQKTDNLDPRFRRHFEDF; this is encoded by the coding sequence GTGAATAAAACACGCCGTATTCCCATACCACCCTCAGTCAGGAAATATGTATTTGAACGTGACAAATACCAATGTCAAAGCTGTGGAAAAACTAAATTAGAAACTAACCTCACCATTGATCATATTATCCCCCTAGCCCGTGGCGGTCAAAATGATTTGAGCAATTTACACACACTCTGCTTTACTTGTAATCGGCAAAAAACAGACAACCTCGACCCCCGATTCCGGCGACATTTTGAGGATTTCTAA